The following are from one region of the Thermodesulforhabdaceae bacterium genome:
- the panB gene encoding 3-methyl-2-oxobutanoate hydroxymethyltransferase produces MKKVTVPDVMAAKGQRKLTMVTAYDYATAVWIDRSGIDMILVGDSLAMVMLGHEDTLSVGMDEMIHHTRAVTRAVKRALVIGDMPFMSYQASVEQAVINAGRFLKEGRAQAVKLEGGASVIEQVRAIVKAGIPVQGHLGLTPQSIAQLGGFKVQGKNAETAKRLIDDALALADAGCFSIVLELIPAPIAERITEAVPVPTIGIGAGSKCDGQVLVFHDMVGLFDRFVPRFVKQYVHLGQKIVEVLEQYRREIEEGIFPGPEHSFSMPEDELKKLE; encoded by the coding sequence ATGAAGAAAGTTACGGTTCCCGACGTTATGGCCGCCAAAGGCCAAAGAAAACTAACTATGGTAACCGCTTACGATTATGCCACCGCCGTGTGGATAGATCGGAGTGGTATTGACATGATTCTGGTGGGAGACTCTCTGGCAATGGTCATGCTAGGTCATGAAGATACGCTATCGGTGGGAATGGATGAGATGATACATCATACTCGGGCTGTGACTCGTGCAGTTAAACGAGCTCTCGTAATAGGTGATATGCCTTTTATGTCCTATCAGGCTAGCGTTGAACAGGCGGTTATCAATGCGGGAAGATTTTTGAAAGAGGGACGAGCTCAAGCGGTGAAGCTTGAGGGAGGAGCATCAGTAATCGAGCAGGTTAGGGCTATTGTTAAAGCAGGTATACCCGTTCAGGGGCATCTGGGGCTTACTCCCCAGAGTATTGCTCAACTCGGGGGATTCAAAGTTCAAGGTAAAAATGCAGAAACAGCAAAGCGGCTTATAGATGACGCTCTTGCTCTTGCCGATGCGGGCTGTTTTAGCATTGTTCTGGAACTTATACCAGCACCAATTGCTGAACGCATAACCGAAGCTGTTCCTGTTCCTACCATTGGAATTGGAGCTGGTTCTAAGTGTGATGGGCAGGTTCTTGTGTTTCACGACATGGTGGGACTTTTCGATCGTTTCGTTCCTCGCTTCGTTAAGCAGTATGTTCATCTGGGACAAAAAATCGTTGAAGTTCTGGAACAATACAGACGTGAAATTGAAGAAGGTATTTTCCCGGGCCCGGAACATAGCTTTAGCATGCCTGAAGACGAACTGAAAAAATTGGAGTAA
- a CDS encoding DUF2283 domain-containing protein → MDKNKIKVWYDDEMDILYVSLKEGPALDSEEIAEDLRVEYGKEREILGVEIHNITKMVAKSLASQLKEAIKEV, encoded by the coding sequence ATGGATAAGAATAAAATAAAAGTCTGGTACGATGATGAGATGGATATACTTTATGTTTCCTTGAAAGAAGGACCTGCGCTTGATTCAGAGGAAATAGCGGAAGACCTGCGTGTTGAGTATGGAAAAGAAAGGGAAATTTTAGGAGTGGAAATTCATAACATCACAAAAATGGTTGCAAAGTCTTTGGCTTCTCAACTAAAAGAAGCGATAAAAGAAGTATGA
- a CDS encoding 2-dehydropantoate 2-reductase — translation MKIFIIGTGAIGGLLGARFIEAGEEVYFCDIKPSLVEQLLSQGIVVREINGQERTFFPKGAYVDPVYLKDPCDIFIFTVKSYATRVAAERAVLSPALSHETLILTLQNGLGNPEILENIFGSERLIVGTTAQGATLLEPGVIRHGGTGPTFIGPWKQENTAIVEPVVDMFNKAGLEAYVRNDVKTLIWEKLLVNVGINAITALTGILNEGVYRFKPASELSRQAVREAVGVAKKLGIPVRDDIEDHVLKVAQSTGRNRSSMGQDVDRKHRTEIDAINGAIVNLGQEYGISTPVNWTLVQLVKTLELGYGAGE, via the coding sequence ATGAAAATTTTTATTATAGGCACTGGTGCTATAGGTGGTCTTTTGGGCGCCAGGTTTATAGAAGCAGGTGAAGAAGTCTATTTCTGCGACATAAAACCTAGTCTTGTAGAACAGCTTCTTTCGCAAGGAATTGTGGTGCGAGAAATTAACGGGCAAGAAAGGACTTTTTTTCCTAAAGGTGCATACGTTGATCCGGTATATTTGAAAGATCCCTGCGATATTTTCATATTCACGGTTAAGAGCTATGCTACCCGGGTTGCCGCTGAACGTGCCGTTTTGAGTCCTGCTCTGAGTCATGAAACTCTTATTCTTACGCTCCAGAATGGTCTTGGCAATCCCGAAATCTTAGAGAACATATTTGGCTCAGAACGGCTCATCGTAGGAACCACAGCCCAGGGGGCTACCTTACTTGAACCAGGTGTGATTCGCCATGGAGGAACAGGCCCCACTTTTATTGGTCCCTGGAAACAGGAAAATACAGCCATTGTCGAACCGGTTGTTGATATGTTTAATAAAGCCGGTCTGGAAGCTTACGTAAGAAACGATGTAAAAACTCTCATCTGGGAAAAGCTTCTTGTTAACGTAGGTATTAACGCTATCACCGCTCTTACGGGTATTTTGAATGAAGGAGTGTATCGTTTCAAACCCGCTAGCGAACTCTCAAGACAAGCTGTTAGAGAAGCAGTTGGTGTGGCTAAAAAGCTTGGGATTCCAGTGCGAGATGATATTGAAGATCATGTGCTCAAAGTTGCTCAATCTACGGGACGGAATCGATCTTCCATGGGGCAAGATGTAGATCGTAAGCATCGCACAGAAATTGACGCCATAAATGGAGCTATAGTTAACTTGGGGCAGGAGTATGGCATTTCTACCCCAGTTAACTGGACACTTGTGCAGCTTGTTAAAACCCTTGAGCTTGGATATGGTGCTGGCGAGTAA
- a CDS encoding rubrerythrin family protein, translating to MKTQTRKNLEVAFVGESKAYFRLLSFAKKAEEEGYPQIALLFRAVAEAEAVHARNYFSLLEDVGSTEENLKRSFENETFASELAYPDMIKQAWQDEDKAAIWWFTAARNADERHAKLYKYALDHVISERMTVYHVCTHCGWIEDGFLPETCPNCGKSREWFKKIE from the coding sequence ATGAAGACTCAAACCCGTAAAAACCTGGAAGTTGCTTTTGTTGGGGAAAGCAAAGCCTACTTTAGATTGCTTAGCTTTGCGAAAAAGGCTGAAGAAGAAGGCTATCCCCAAATAGCTCTGCTCTTTCGAGCTGTGGCAGAGGCGGAAGCTGTGCATGCAAGAAACTATTTTTCTCTTTTGGAAGATGTAGGATCAACTGAAGAAAATCTCAAAAGATCATTTGAGAATGAGACTTTTGCAAGCGAACTTGCCTATCCCGACATGATAAAACAGGCGTGGCAGGATGAAGATAAAGCGGCTATATGGTGGTTTACTGCGGCAAGGAATGCTGATGAACGGCATGCCAAGCTTTACAAATACGCTCTCGATCATGTGATCTCGGAGAGAATGACGGTTTACCATGTATGCACCCACTGCGGCTGGATAGAGGACGGGTTTTTACCGGAAACGTGTCCAAACTGCGGAAAGAGCAGAGAATGGTTTAAGAAGATCGAATAG
- a CDS encoding chemotaxis protein CheW, giving the protein MVSSAAQALERTEATAKRAKPGKYLTFRLGEEEYGIEILKVKEIIGMMPITPIPQTPEYIKGVINLRGKVIPVIDLRLRFRMPEVPYTERTCIIVVEVKVANEPISIGIVVDAVSEVSQIKEEDIEATPSFGTSLDTNYILGMAKTDNSVKILLDIDQVLTQEELESLEKSF; this is encoded by the coding sequence ATGGTCTCATCGGCAGCTCAGGCGCTTGAAAGAACAGAAGCAACAGCAAAAAGAGCTAAGCCGGGAAAATACTTAACCTTCCGGCTTGGTGAAGAAGAATATGGTATCGAAATTCTCAAAGTTAAAGAAATTATCGGCATGATGCCAATCACCCCTATCCCTCAAACCCCCGAATACATCAAAGGCGTTATTAACCTTAGAGGCAAAGTCATTCCGGTAATTGATCTGAGGCTAAGATTCCGAATGCCAGAAGTTCCATACACTGAGCGAACCTGTATCATTGTGGTGGAAGTCAAAGTAGCCAATGAACCCATATCGATAGGCATTGTGGTCGATGCGGTCTCGGAAGTTTCTCAAATTAAAGAAGAAGATATTGAAGCGACCCCATCCTTTGGCACATCGCTAGACACAAACTACATACTGGGCATGGCAAAAACAGACAATTCGGTAAAAATCTTACTTGATATTGACCAAGTTCTCACCCAGGAAGAACTGGAGTCTCTGGAAAAATCTTTTTAG
- a CDS encoding ribonuclease R family protein, whose product MREQQELICGTVVEFFNEKNICTGVVLGTKGQRLFVLSEQNREMNISQNRIMETIGPVLDAKEDRDKLVTRLKEISEKRRELAHQINIEELWELLEEEGGSYSLKALASFIFTEPDHHQLAALERALIADRFHFQNKDSLYIPRSKENVEHLKFQAEQEVRRELMLQSGSLWLKEVWKSESEPSSHRDFSEEQQDIIEKLKDFAVTGNESEHLNTIKELFKRADLNVDPQVAFRLLVSLGVWKADENLLIHKFGIPRYFPPEVISYAEDLVKKKGSSEPNVTVDPLDEHREDLRHLWTVSIDSEETKDIDDAISLEELDSGLFRIGIHITDVAAYIEQGDPLDAEARTRMTSIYLPDEKIPMLPPIISENLCSLIAHENKRAITFFITVDHHGSVLETRITPSFIQVKERLTYEEVNERLNLGDERLNFLHKVTSVLREERKGHGAIILHVPEVYAMVDDQGLIHLKKYSQEEPSQTIVSECMIAANAMAAKFFAEHDIPALYRTQGEAKQEDESYGDNVHPLFVLLRQRRLFARAELSTTPERHCNLGVEYYSSITSPIRRYMDLVLQRQFRSYFLGQHPAYTMDELETIITEMNDIIPKAFQITRRWNRYWLLRYIEQESIRETSALILDYNDRSVHVVLPDFMLETFIPKKAFRSLALGQIVPVKIDKVRPREETVAVIPQ is encoded by the coding sequence ATGCGAGAACAGCAAGAACTTATCTGCGGAACAGTGGTTGAGTTTTTCAATGAAAAGAATATCTGCACGGGAGTGGTACTGGGCACAAAAGGGCAAAGACTATTTGTCCTTTCTGAACAAAACAGGGAAATGAACATCTCCCAGAACCGCATTATGGAAACTATTGGTCCAGTTCTGGATGCAAAGGAAGATAGAGACAAACTCGTAACAAGGCTTAAAGAAATCAGTGAAAAGAGGCGAGAACTCGCTCACCAAATCAACATTGAAGAACTATGGGAACTGCTTGAAGAGGAAGGCGGAAGCTATTCTCTCAAAGCACTAGCCAGCTTTATTTTTACCGAACCTGACCACCACCAGCTTGCAGCCCTGGAGCGAGCCCTTATTGCCGATCGATTTCATTTCCAAAACAAAGACAGCCTTTACATACCAAGATCTAAAGAAAATGTGGAGCACCTAAAGTTTCAGGCGGAGCAGGAAGTCAGAAGAGAACTAATGTTACAGTCAGGAAGCCTGTGGCTTAAAGAAGTTTGGAAAAGCGAATCCGAACCTTCCTCCCACCGTGACTTTTCTGAAGAACAGCAAGACATTATTGAAAAGCTCAAAGACTTCGCCGTAACCGGAAATGAATCGGAACATTTGAATACAATAAAAGAACTTTTCAAAAGAGCGGATCTTAATGTTGACCCACAGGTAGCTTTTCGCCTTCTGGTTAGCCTTGGAGTGTGGAAGGCCGACGAAAATTTATTGATACACAAGTTTGGCATCCCTCGTTACTTTCCTCCTGAAGTGATTTCTTATGCTGAAGACTTGGTTAAGAAAAAAGGCTCCTCAGAACCCAATGTAACGGTAGATCCTCTGGATGAGCACCGTGAAGACTTGAGGCATCTATGGACGGTGTCCATAGATAGTGAAGAAACCAAAGATATTGATGATGCTATCTCACTAGAAGAACTTGATTCCGGGCTATTTCGTATCGGAATTCACATCACAGATGTGGCGGCTTATATTGAACAGGGTGATCCTCTGGACGCTGAAGCGAGAACTCGCATGACCTCAATATATTTACCCGACGAAAAAATTCCCATGCTCCCGCCCATCATTTCAGAAAATCTCTGTAGCCTGATAGCCCACGAAAACAAACGAGCTATCACTTTCTTCATCACCGTGGATCATCACGGCTCCGTTTTGGAAACTCGAATAACGCCCTCATTCATTCAAGTAAAGGAGAGACTAACCTACGAAGAAGTCAACGAAAGGCTCAATCTTGGCGACGAACGTCTTAATTTTCTTCACAAAGTGACAAGCGTTCTTAGAGAAGAACGGAAAGGCCATGGCGCCATTATTCTTCACGTGCCCGAAGTGTATGCTATGGTTGATGATCAGGGGTTAATACACCTAAAAAAATACAGTCAAGAAGAACCTAGCCAGACAATTGTTTCTGAGTGCATGATTGCAGCGAACGCTATGGCGGCAAAATTTTTCGCGGAACATGACATCCCTGCCCTGTATCGAACTCAGGGAGAAGCCAAGCAGGAAGATGAATCTTACGGAGATAATGTGCATCCTCTGTTTGTTCTCCTTCGGCAGAGACGACTTTTTGCCAGAGCCGAACTCTCTACAACACCAGAACGACACTGTAACCTTGGAGTAGAATACTACTCCAGCATCACATCCCCTATTCGAAGATACATGGACCTTGTGCTTCAAAGACAGTTTAGATCTTACTTTTTAGGACAACATCCAGCTTACACCATGGACGAACTCGAAACCATCATCACTGAAATGAACGACATCATCCCTAAAGCCTTTCAGATCACTCGACGATGGAACCGATACTGGCTCCTCCGTTATATTGAACAAGAAAGCATTCGTGAAACATCTGCGCTGATACTGGATTACAACGACCGAAGCGTTCACGTAGTTCTACCGGATTTTATGCTGGAAACTTTCATTCCCAAAAAGGCTTTTAGATCTCTAGCTCTCGGGCAAATTGTGCCTGTAAAAATTGATAAAGTCCGCCCAAGAGAAGAAACGGTAGCGGTTATTCCGCAATGA
- a CDS encoding DUF4258 domain-containing protein produces the protein MKLSKHAKLKIEERRIDLENIEKVLKNAELIFYDIISKSFVSIGKIKIGEMETNLIVVHKKEDDEIKIITAYPCKNIDKEIKRKERLKWIRIK, from the coding sequence TTGAAACTTTCAAAACACGCGAAATTAAAAATTGAAGAAAGAAGAATTGATTTGGAGAATATAGAGAAAGTACTTAAAAATGCTGAACTCATATTTTATGACATCATCTCAAAAAGCTTTGTTTCAATTGGAAAAATTAAAATTGGAGAAATGGAAACAAATTTAATTGTGGTGCACAAAAAAGAAGATGATGAAATAAAAATAATAACTGCTTATCCATGTAAAAATATAGATAAAGAAATTAAAAGGAAGGAGAGATTGAAATGGATAAGAATAAAATAA
- a CDS encoding UPF0280 family protein, with protein MQYRQTNLWVRTQGIFQQEVLALVIKNHNEILSYASREPRFLSSLTPLPFDDTAPSIVKTMLRAAIEAGVGPMAAVAGAIAERVGMNLIELSPSEVVVENGGDCFIYSTENVIVGIYGGKQARLKKPIMVKLRKDQLPISVCTSSSFIGHSLSFGRAHAATVFSKDGAFADAAATAIANALKSSSDIEPVFNRWKAHPKVTALVAVVDQSIGFYGDIELATDK; from the coding sequence GTGCAATATAGACAGACTAACCTGTGGGTGCGCACTCAGGGAATCTTTCAACAAGAAGTTCTCGCTCTTGTAATTAAAAATCATAATGAGATTTTAAGCTATGCATCTCGCGAACCCAGGTTTTTGAGTTCTCTAACCCCTCTTCCATTCGACGACACAGCTCCTTCCATAGTAAAAACAATGCTCCGTGCAGCCATAGAAGCAGGTGTAGGACCTATGGCAGCGGTTGCGGGAGCAATTGCTGAACGAGTAGGCATGAACCTTATCGAGCTAAGTCCATCAGAAGTTGTGGTCGAAAATGGGGGAGATTGTTTTATTTACTCTACAGAAAACGTTATCGTGGGTATTTACGGCGGGAAACAGGCCAGGCTCAAAAAGCCGATCATGGTTAAACTCCGTAAAGATCAGCTTCCTATCTCCGTTTGCACGTCATCGTCTTTTATTGGGCATTCGCTGAGTTTCGGCAGAGCCCATGCTGCAACAGTTTTTTCAAAAGATGGGGCTTTTGCTGATGCTGCTGCAACGGCTATAGCCAATGCACTAAAAAGCTCTTCAGACATCGAGCCAGTTTTTAACCGCTGGAAGGCTCACCCTAAAGTCACAGCTCTTGTCGCTGTTGTTGATCAATCAATAGGCTTTTACGGCGATATAGAACTCGCAACGGATAAATGA
- a CDS encoding dipeptidase yields the protein MEDKILKAIDLNLDKFIGELCEFLRIPSISAKSEHRADILNAAQWLKNKLDSLGMKTNIYQTKGHPILFASLCQYSDRPTLMIYGHYDVQPEDPLEEWETPPFEPSIRNGLIYARGATDDKGQLFTWIKALETVKEVTGNIPINVKILIEGEEEIGSPNLHGFILEHKELLSADTIAISDGSKYSHDIPAITYGLRGLSYLEVEVVGPRIDLHSGSYGGIVRNPINTLVQLLAQLKDDKGRITIPGFYDDVLPLEPWEREEMARLAINEDELKSYLGVDELFGEEGYSALERKAARPTLDINGIWGGYQGEGAKTVIPSRAGAKLSMRLVPNQSSKRIDSLVTDFLVKKAPSGVKVSVKSLHGTDPVIVPRDLPEVDAAKRALQKGFGREPVFIREGGSIPVVSTFKELLGINSILLLGWGNPDDGPHGPNEHFAVENFRNGTRAAAIFLEELAITRSS from the coding sequence ATGGAAGATAAAATTTTGAAAGCGATCGATTTAAACCTTGATAAATTCATAGGAGAACTTTGCGAATTCCTTAGAATTCCCAGCATAAGTGCTAAATCTGAACACCGAGCCGATATTCTTAACGCCGCTCAATGGCTAAAAAATAAGCTTGACTCTCTGGGTATGAAAACCAACATTTATCAAACTAAGGGGCATCCCATCCTTTTTGCTTCGCTGTGCCAATATTCTGACCGTCCGACTCTTATGATCTACGGACATTATGATGTCCAACCTGAGGATCCACTGGAGGAGTGGGAAACCCCACCATTTGAACCATCAATCCGTAACGGTTTAATCTACGCTCGAGGAGCAACGGACGATAAGGGACAGTTATTTACCTGGATTAAGGCTCTGGAGACAGTAAAAGAAGTAACAGGTAACATCCCTATTAATGTAAAAATCCTCATAGAAGGTGAGGAAGAAATAGGAAGTCCCAACCTTCACGGTTTTATTCTGGAACATAAAGAACTTCTTTCTGCAGATACTATAGCTATATCTGATGGGTCAAAGTACTCCCACGACATTCCAGCTATAACCTACGGGCTCAGGGGTCTTTCTTACCTGGAAGTCGAAGTAGTAGGACCACGGATTGACCTCCATTCGGGAAGCTACGGTGGAATCGTTAGAAACCCGATAAACACTCTGGTTCAACTCCTAGCTCAACTTAAAGACGATAAAGGACGCATAACCATACCAGGGTTTTATGATGACGTGTTGCCCCTAGAACCCTGGGAACGTGAAGAAATGGCTAGACTTGCCATAAATGAAGACGAACTCAAGTCATACCTTGGGGTGGATGAACTTTTTGGCGAAGAAGGCTATTCTGCCCTGGAACGTAAAGCCGCTCGCCCCACTCTTGATATAAACGGCATATGGGGTGGATATCAGGGAGAAGGAGCGAAAACGGTTATTCCATCCAGAGCGGGAGCAAAGTTAAGCATGAGGCTTGTGCCTAATCAGTCCTCAAAGCGAATAGACTCTCTTGTTACCGATTTTCTCGTAAAAAAAGCGCCATCAGGAGTGAAAGTCTCTGTAAAATCCCTCCACGGTACAGATCCAGTAATAGTCCCGAGAGACCTACCCGAGGTTGATGCAGCCAAAAGGGCTCTTCAAAAAGGATTTGGTCGGGAGCCCGTGTTCATTCGCGAAGGAGGATCAATACCCGTGGTTTCTACGTTCAAAGAACTTCTCGGTATAAACTCAATACTTTTACTTGGATGGGGCAATCCTGACGATGGTCCTCATGGCCCTAATGAACACTTTGCTGTAGAAAACTTCAGAAACGGCACAAGAGCGGCGGCTATCTTTCTTGAAGAGCTGGCTATTACGCGATCTTCTTAA
- the bamA gene encoding outer membrane protein assembly factor BamA, producing the protein MIKRLSNFKSSAFFLIICFAGIVIPSALIAASEQYHENTNHSLWDKITSSISSLCPNCTKKSSKTDTTKPDRQKPSIDVQEIHFKGNSSFSDSRLKELMDTKEKSLLHPFRETPFDENVLKEDVERLQQFYNSEGFYEAVVTYKVEKPAPNLAWVKISVSEGEPTRVVNVLLNMKGKGIELEKWKSEIERLLPLKEGNIFRTEDYRECEKLILRYLAEEGYPKAKVETLARVFKEEHKAFVWLDVDIGQKCTFGDLKIEGIQSVNSREVKRLLTFHRGEPFKASKIKESQRRLWDSQLFSFVDVTVQELDSDKTELPIVINLKEAKPYTVKAGAGYGTEDGLRGKVSFEARRFLGDARRLSLQAKASSLTQQLETQFLQPHFLFDPWWFDLRGGIGHNDEKSYETETLFVTPQINIPITSTLKGFVGPNVETNKITKLNIYPYNSDIPDRQKDNYFISSLIFGLANEKVDDILDPKKGFRAFATTEWASDLVGSDINYVKADLELRTYVPIFKKDWVLANRFHWGVISNPEQDSSIPIFKRFFAGGSNSNRGYAYHKLGPLDEWGNALGGRSIIEFNTDLRFPLQFITKDLEGVIFFDVGQVFPKEEIFMDELRYAVGAGLRYKTIIGPVRVDLGYAINPPENNPSGSIQFFLSIGQAF; encoded by the coding sequence GTGATTAAAAGGCTTAGTAATTTTAAATCCAGTGCGTTTTTTCTAATTATTTGCTTTGCTGGGATAGTGATTCCTTCCGCTCTGATCGCTGCTTCTGAACAATATCACGAAAACACTAACCATAGCCTTTGGGATAAAATAACAAGTAGTATTTCTTCTCTTTGCCCAAACTGCACTAAGAAATCTTCTAAAACCGATACTACCAAACCTGATCGGCAAAAACCTTCTATCGATGTTCAGGAAATTCACTTTAAAGGTAATTCCTCCTTTTCAGACTCTCGTCTTAAAGAACTTATGGATACAAAGGAAAAGAGCCTTCTTCATCCATTTCGTGAAACCCCCTTTGATGAAAACGTGCTTAAGGAGGATGTTGAACGCTTACAGCAGTTTTATAATAGCGAAGGATTTTATGAGGCAGTTGTGACCTACAAAGTGGAAAAACCGGCTCCCAATCTCGCTTGGGTAAAGATCAGCGTTTCTGAGGGTGAGCCGACAAGAGTTGTTAATGTGTTACTAAATATGAAAGGAAAAGGGATTGAACTGGAAAAGTGGAAAAGCGAGATAGAGAGACTTCTTCCGTTGAAGGAAGGCAATATCTTCAGAACTGAGGACTACAGGGAATGTGAGAAGCTGATTCTTCGTTATCTTGCCGAAGAAGGATATCCAAAAGCGAAAGTTGAAACACTTGCTAGAGTTTTCAAGGAAGAGCACAAAGCTTTTGTATGGCTTGATGTGGATATAGGTCAGAAGTGCACATTTGGCGACCTGAAAATCGAGGGCATCCAATCAGTAAATTCCAGAGAAGTAAAGCGGCTTTTGACTTTTCACAGGGGTGAACCCTTTAAGGCATCTAAAATCAAGGAAAGCCAGAGACGTCTGTGGGATTCACAGCTTTTTTCTTTCGTCGATGTAACCGTTCAGGAACTTGATTCAGATAAGACTGAACTTCCCATTGTGATTAATCTCAAAGAAGCCAAGCCTTATACAGTTAAAGCCGGTGCTGGTTATGGAACAGAAGATGGTCTTAGAGGTAAAGTAAGCTTTGAAGCTCGCAGGTTTTTGGGGGACGCTAGACGGTTAAGCCTTCAAGCAAAAGCCAGCAGCCTTACGCAACAACTGGAAACCCAGTTCCTTCAGCCTCATTTTCTATTTGATCCATGGTGGTTCGATCTGCGAGGTGGAATCGGGCACAACGATGAAAAAAGCTATGAAACAGAGACTCTGTTTGTAACTCCTCAAATCAACATTCCCATTACTTCTACTCTAAAAGGGTTTGTGGGTCCCAATGTGGAAACAAATAAGATTACCAAACTTAATATTTATCCCTACAATTCCGATATTCCTGACAGACAGAAAGACAATTACTTTATTTCTTCGCTTATATTTGGTCTTGCCAATGAGAAAGTGGATGATATCCTGGATCCAAAAAAAGGGTTCAGAGCATTTGCTACCACAGAGTGGGCCTCAGATCTTGTGGGGTCAGATATAAACTACGTAAAAGCTGACCTGGAACTGAGGACTTATGTGCCTATCTTCAAAAAAGATTGGGTTCTTGCTAACAGATTTCACTGGGGAGTTATATCAAATCCCGAGCAGGATTCCAGCATTCCCATATTTAAGAGGTTTTTTGCAGGAGGGAGCAATAGCAACCGTGGCTATGCCTACCATAAGCTGGGACCGCTTGATGAATGGGGAAATGCCCTTGGAGGAAGAAGCATTATAGAATTTAACACAGATCTAAGATTTCCCCTACAGTTCATCACCAAAGACCTTGAAGGTGTGATTTTCTTTGACGTTGGACAAGTTTTTCCGAAAGAAGAGATATTTATGGACGAACTAAGGTATGCTGTAGGAGCTGGTTTGCGTTATAAAACCATAATAGGGCCAGTTAGAGTGGATTTGGGCTATGCTATTAATCCTCCCGAAAACAATCCATCTGGCTCTATCCAGTTTTTCTTGAGCATAGGTCAGGCGTTTTGA